A genomic region of Dickeya solani IPO 2222 contains the following coding sequences:
- the adhE gene encoding bifunctional acetaldehyde-CoA/alcohol dehydrogenase, whose translation MAVTNVAELNALVERVKKAQQEFANFTQEQVDQIFRAAALAAADARIPLAKMAVAESGMGIIEDKVIKNHFASEYIYNAYKDEQTCGVLSVDDTFGTITIAEPIGLICGIVPTTNPTSTAIFKALISLKTRNGIIFSPHPRAKNATNKAADIVLQAAIAAGAPHDIIGWIDEPSVELSNQLMHHPDINLILATGGPGMVKAAYSSGKPAIGVGAGNTPVVIDETADIKRAVASILMSKTFDNGVICASEQSVIVVDEIYDAVRERFSTHGGYLLQGKELSAVQGILLKNGALNAAIVGQPATKIAEMAGITVPASTKVLIGEVTNADESEPFAHEKLSPTLAMYRAKDFEDAVDKAEKLVAMGGIGHTSCLYTDQDNQTRRVNHFGDKMKTARILINTPASQGGIGDLYNFKLAPSLTLGCGSWGGNSISENVGPKHLINRKTVAKRAENMLWHKLPKSIYFRRGSLPIALEEVASDGAKRAFIVTDRFLFNNGYVDQITSVLKQQGLDTDVFFEVEADPTLSVVRKGAEQMNAFKPDVIIALGGGSPMDAAKIMWVMYEHPDTHFEELALRFMDIRKRIYKFPKMGVKAKLIAVTTTSGTGSEVTPFAVVTDDATGQKYPLADYALTPDMAIVDANLVMNMPKSLCAFGGLDAVTHSLEAYVSVLANEYSDGQALQALKLLKENLPTSYREGAKNPVARERVHNAATIAGIAFANAFLGVCHSMAHKLGSEFHIPHGLANALLISNVIRYNANDNPTKQTAFSQYDRPQARRRYAEVADHLGLGAAGDRTAQKIEKLLAWLESMKKELGIPTSIREAGVQEADFLAKVDKLSEDAFDDQCTGANPRYPLIAELKQILLDSFYGRPFVEHAVTEAKTAPVVASVPARAEKAEKKEKKAVS comes from the coding sequence ATGGCCGTAACAAACGTTGCTGAACTTAACGCTTTGGTCGAACGCGTCAAAAAAGCGCAGCAGGAGTTCGCAAATTTCACGCAGGAGCAGGTCGATCAGATCTTCCGCGCCGCCGCGCTGGCTGCGGCGGATGCCCGTATACCGCTGGCGAAAATGGCGGTCGCCGAATCCGGCATGGGTATCATCGAAGACAAAGTGATCAAAAACCACTTCGCATCCGAGTACATCTATAACGCATACAAGGATGAGCAGACCTGCGGCGTACTGTCCGTCGATGATACGTTCGGCACTATCACGATTGCCGAACCTATCGGCCTGATTTGCGGTATCGTTCCGACCACCAACCCGACCTCGACCGCTATCTTCAAGGCATTGATCAGCCTGAAAACCCGCAACGGCATTATCTTCTCCCCGCATCCGCGCGCGAAAAACGCCACCAACAAAGCGGCGGACATCGTACTGCAGGCCGCTATCGCCGCGGGCGCGCCCCATGACATCATCGGCTGGATTGATGAACCGTCGGTGGAATTGTCCAATCAACTGATGCATCACCCGGATATCAACCTGATCCTGGCGACTGGCGGCCCAGGCATGGTAAAAGCGGCCTACAGCTCCGGCAAACCGGCAATCGGCGTCGGCGCGGGCAACACCCCGGTGGTGATCGATGAAACGGCCGACATCAAACGCGCCGTGGCATCGATTCTGATGTCCAAAACCTTCGACAACGGCGTGATCTGCGCTTCCGAGCAGTCGGTGATCGTGGTCGATGAAATCTATGATGCGGTACGCGAACGCTTCTCGACCCACGGCGGCTACCTGCTTCAGGGCAAGGAACTCAGCGCGGTACAAGGCATTCTGCTGAAAAACGGCGCGCTCAACGCCGCCATCGTCGGCCAACCGGCCACCAAGATTGCGGAAATGGCCGGTATTACCGTGCCAGCCAGCACCAAGGTGCTGATCGGTGAAGTGACGAACGCGGACGAGTCCGAACCGTTCGCTCATGAGAAGCTTTCCCCGACGCTGGCCATGTACCGGGCGAAAGATTTTGAAGACGCGGTCGACAAAGCGGAAAAACTGGTCGCCATGGGCGGGATCGGCCACACCTCCTGCCTGTACACCGATCAGGACAATCAGACGCGTCGTGTCAACCATTTTGGCGACAAAATGAAAACCGCCCGTATCCTGATCAACACACCGGCCTCTCAGGGTGGGATCGGCGATCTGTACAACTTTAAACTGGCGCCGTCGCTGACGCTGGGTTGCGGTTCGTGGGGCGGTAACTCCATCTCCGAAAACGTCGGGCCGAAACACCTGATCAACCGTAAAACCGTGGCTAAGCGAGCAGAGAATATGCTGTGGCACAAACTTCCCAAATCTATCTACTTCCGCCGCGGCTCTCTGCCGATCGCGCTGGAAGAAGTTGCGAGCGACGGTGCTAAACGCGCGTTCATCGTCACTGACCGTTTCCTGTTTAATAACGGCTATGTTGACCAGATTACGTCGGTGCTGAAACAGCAAGGTCTGGATACCGATGTCTTCTTTGAAGTGGAAGCTGACCCGACGCTCAGCGTCGTTCGCAAAGGCGCCGAGCAGATGAACGCCTTCAAACCCGACGTCATCATCGCGCTGGGCGGTGGTTCGCCGATGGACGCCGCCAAGATCATGTGGGTCATGTACGAACACCCGGATACCCATTTTGAAGAACTGGCGCTGCGTTTTATGGACATCCGTAAACGTATCTACAAATTCCCGAAAATGGGCGTGAAAGCCAAGCTGATCGCCGTCACCACCACCTCCGGCACCGGTTCTGAAGTGACGCCGTTCGCCGTGGTGACCGATGACGCCACCGGTCAGAAATATCCACTGGCAGACTATGCGCTGACCCCGGATATGGCGATTGTCGACGCCAATCTGGTGATGAACATGCCGAAATCGCTGTGTGCGTTCGGCGGGCTGGACGCGGTGACCCACTCGCTGGAAGCCTATGTATCCGTGCTGGCAAACGAATACTCCGACGGACAGGCGCTGCAGGCACTGAAGTTGCTGAAAGAAAACCTGCCGACTAGCTACCGTGAAGGCGCGAAAAACCCGGTGGCCCGCGAGCGCGTTCATAACGCGGCGACAATCGCCGGTATCGCTTTCGCCAACGCCTTCCTGGGCGTCTGCCACTCAATGGCGCACAAGCTGGGTTCGGAGTTCCATATCCCGCACGGGCTGGCCAATGCCCTGCTGATTAGCAACGTGATTCGCTATAACGCCAACGATAACCCGACCAAACAGACAGCATTCAGCCAGTACGACCGCCCGCAGGCGCGCCGTCGTTATGCGGAAGTGGCCGACCATCTGGGTCTGGGCGCCGCAGGCGACCGTACAGCGCAGAAAATCGAAAAACTGCTGGCCTGGCTGGAGAGCATGAAGAAAGAGCTGGGTATTCCCACCTCTATTCGCGAAGCTGGTGTACAGGAAGCCGATTTCCTGGCCAAAGTGGATAAACTCTCTGAAGATGCGTTTGACGACCAGTGTACCGGCGCGAACCCGCGTTATCCGCTGATTGCCGAGTTGAAACAAATCCTGCTGGATTCGTTCTACGGCCGTCCGTTTGTCGAACATGCGGTCACCGAGGCCAAAACCGCACCGGTAGTGGCCAGCGTGCCTGCCAGGGCGGAAAAAGCCGAGAAGAAAGAGAAAAAAGCCGTTAGCTGA
- a CDS encoding YchE family NAAT transporter, producing the protein MIQPVLDFSGYIKFFIGLFALINPVGILPIFISMTNYQGAEGRSKTNLTANVSVVIILWGALFFGDMILRLFGISIDSFRIAGGILIVTIAMSMISGKLGEDKQNKQEKTETANRESIGVVPLALPLMAGPGAISSTIVWSSRYHGWQNLLGLSVAIAFFAFCCWLLFRAAPALVRLLGQTGINVVTRIMGLLLMSLGIEFIVTGIRTLFPGLL; encoded by the coding sequence GTGATTCAGCCTGTTCTGGACTTCTCCGGTTACATCAAATTCTTTATCGGGTTGTTTGCGTTGATTAACCCGGTGGGCATTCTGCCTATCTTTATTAGCATGACCAATTATCAGGGCGCGGAAGGGCGGTCGAAGACCAACCTGACGGCGAATGTCTCCGTGGTTATCATTCTTTGGGGGGCATTGTTTTTCGGCGACATGATTTTGCGGTTGTTCGGCATTTCTATTGATTCGTTTCGGATTGCGGGCGGCATTCTGATTGTAACCATTGCCATGTCGATGATCAGCGGCAAGCTGGGTGAGGATAAACAGAATAAACAGGAGAAAACGGAAACCGCCAATCGGGAAAGTATTGGCGTGGTGCCGCTGGCATTGCCGCTGATGGCGGGGCCGGGGGCAATCAGTTCCACCATTGTCTGGAGTTCCCGTTATCACGGCTGGCAGAATCTGCTGGGGTTGTCGGTGGCGATTGCCTTTTTTGCATTCTGCTGCTGGCTGCTGTTCAGAGCCGCTCCGGCGCTGGTGCGATTGCTGGGGCAGACCGGCATTAACGTAGTGACGCGTATCATGGGGTTGCTGTTGATGTCGCTCGGCATCGAATTTATCGTTACGGGAATTCGCACCTTGTTTCCCGGTTTGCTATAG